TCCTTTCGATTATTTTCTTTTGATATAAAAAATGAACATAGCCTGTGGAGGAAAGTTCTTTTATGAGCTAGGATGTTCACATTCGAAAATAAATGTTCGTTCTTGAGGAGAATTTCGTGACTGAGAGCGTCTCCGAGCTGTACGACCTCGCCGTTATCGGCGGCGGCATCAATGGTGTAGGTATCGCTGCGGATGCCGCCGGACGTGGTCTGTCCGTGTTCCTGTGCGAGCGCGATGACCTGGCCAGCCACACCTCCTCGGCCAGCAGCAAGCTGATCCACGGCGGGCTGCGCTACCTCGAACATTACGAATTTCGCCTGGTACGCGAGGCACTGGCCGAGCGCGAAGTGCTCTTGGCCAAGGCGCCGCACATCGTCAAGCCGATGCGTTTCGTGTTGCCGCACCGACCGCACCTGCGCCCCGCCTGGATGATCCGCGCCGGGCTGTTTCTTTACGACAACCTCGGCAAGCGAGAAAAGCTGCCGGCGTCGCGCAGCTTGCGCTTCGGCGACGACAGCCCATTGAAGCCGGCCATCAAGCGCGGCTTCGAATATTCCGATTGCTGGGTCGACGATGCCCGCCTGGTCGTGCTCAACGCCATGGCTGCTCGGGAGAACGGTGCGCATATCCACACGCGTACGCAGTGCCTGAGCGCCAAGCGCGCCGGTGGTATCTGGCACGTGGAACTGCAGCGTCAGGACGGGACGCGCTTTTCCCTGCGCGCCAAGGCGCTGGTCAACGCGGCGGGCCCCTGGGTCGCGAAGTTCATTGGCGAAAACCTGCAGCAGCGCTCGCCCTACGGCATCCGCCTGATCCAGGGCAGCCACATCATCGTGCCCAGACTGTACGAAGGTGAGCAGGCGTTCATCATGCAGAACGAGGACCGCCGCATCGTCTTCGCCATTCCCTACCTGGAGCGCTACACCATGATCGGCACCACCGATCGTGAGTACCGTGGCGACCCGGCGAAGGTCGGCATCAGCGAAGAAGAAATCACCTACCTGCTGGGCGTTGCCAATGCGCACTTTCGCAAGCAACTCGAGCCGACAGACATCATCCACACCTTCGCCGGTGTGCGCCCATTGTGTGACGACGAATCGGACAATCCCTCGGCCGTCACCCGCGACTACACCCTGTCGCTGGCGGCGGAAGAAAAGCAGGCGCCGTTGCTGTCGGTGTTCGGCGGCAAGCTGACCACCTACCGCAAGCTGGCCGAGTCGGCGATGGAGCAGCTCAAGCCGTTCTTTCCGCAGATGGGCCACAGCTGGACGGCAAGCGCGCCGCTACCCGGCGGAGAAGGCATGACCACGGCGCAGTCGTTGAGCGAAGAGCTGCTGAGCAGCGTCGACGGTCTCGAGCGTTCGCTGGCCCGCCGCTGGGCCACCCTCTATGGCCGTCGCGTCTGGCAGCTGCTTGGTGACGTTCGCTCGGTTGCCGGGCTCGGAGAGCGCCTGGGGAAGGACCTCTATGCGCGCGAGGTGGACTACCTGCGTCATCAGGAGTGGGCGAGCAATGCCGAAGACATCCTCTGGCGGCGTACCAAGCTCGGCCTGGCATTCACCCCGGACGAGGTGAGCCAGCTGCAGCAGTACCTGCAGGCGCAGCCGGCGAAGAGCAACACGACAGACGTACATGCGGCCTGACGGCCGCAGCGTTTCGAATCGCCACCGATTAGGGTAGGCTCAGCGACTTCTCAAGACGGAGTGATACCCCATGGCCCGAGCCACTGCCCGCCACATTCTCGTACCCACTGAAGAAAAGTGTAACGAGCTGAAAGCCGCTATCGAAGGCGGTGCCGACTTCGCCCAGGTCGCCAAGGAAAATTCCACCTGCCCGTCCAGCCGCCAGGGCGGCGATCTGGGCTCGTTCGGCCCCGGTCAGATGGTCAAGGAATTCGACACCGTGGTCTTCAGCGCCCC
This DNA window, taken from Stutzerimonas stutzeri, encodes the following:
- the glpD gene encoding glycerol-3-phosphate dehydrogenase, translated to MFVLEENFVTESVSELYDLAVIGGGINGVGIAADAAGRGLSVFLCERDDLASHTSSASSKLIHGGLRYLEHYEFRLVREALAEREVLLAKAPHIVKPMRFVLPHRPHLRPAWMIRAGLFLYDNLGKREKLPASRSLRFGDDSPLKPAIKRGFEYSDCWVDDARLVVLNAMAARENGAHIHTRTQCLSAKRAGGIWHVELQRQDGTRFSLRAKALVNAAGPWVAKFIGENLQQRSPYGIRLIQGSHIIVPRLYEGEQAFIMQNEDRRIVFAIPYLERYTMIGTTDREYRGDPAKVGISEEEITYLLGVANAHFRKQLEPTDIIHTFAGVRPLCDDESDNPSAVTRDYTLSLAAEEKQAPLLSVFGGKLTTYRKLAESAMEQLKPFFPQMGHSWTASAPLPGGEGMTTAQSLSEELLSSVDGLERSLARRWATLYGRRVWQLLGDVRSVAGLGERLGKDLYAREVDYLRHQEWASNAEDILWRRTKLGLAFTPDEVSQLQQYLQAQPAKSNTTDVHAA
- a CDS encoding peptidylprolyl isomerase, with protein sequence MARATARHILVPTEEKCNELKAAIEGGADFAQVAKENSTCPSSRQGGDLGSFGPGQMVKEFDTVVFSAPLNQVQGPVKTQFGYHLLEVTSRQD